Part of the Selenomonas sp. AB3002 genome is shown below.
GTTAATTGTCTTATACTGTCCTGTCCGCATTGCCAATTTGAGTAAGCCCTTTCCAGCCAATCTGAAAACTTGCCTCGTTCTTGTAGGGAAACAATGTACGCAAAACCTAAATTAGGGTTTATCGGGAGCTTCATTGTTGCCCGCCGTCATTGCCGCGGAAATAACCCGTTTTGGGGTCACACCCTGCAAAGTCTATTATTACTCTTTACCCAACGCCAGTAAGGACGTTAAAACGCGCCGCCCAATTTTTATCCAAAACATCAGCAAAAAACGCTCTTTTAATATTGTCGCTGTTTATCCATGTTTCGCCCACGCAACTACACCGTTATTAACGTCTGCACCTGGTTGTTATAATTGCCCATCTTATTCGTCTCCATCTTATGTGCAATTACCGGCCACACTCAACCGCCAATCTCGCGAATAATGTCCAATATATGGCACTTAGCTTCTTCCGCCAATGCAAAACACCATGGACGCCCTAAAAGATATATCAAGTGTCGATGTTCCCCCTCAAATTCGATTTTCGGGGGGCGTTTCCTCGTCCCCGCATTGTCAGTTTAATTTTAGCTAATGCCATACTGGATTCCTCCTCTTTATTCATTCACGACCGTTCAAATCTGCATCATCTTTGGAAACGACTAAACGGATAACCTGGTGGCCGGGGCATTTCCGCAAATCTGTTACACTTTCCGCCCTGTCCAACAATGACCGGGCAAGATAAGTATTAAAATGCTTCGAAAGGACGTCGATAATTTCCAAACCTGGCATTTATTTGCGCCGCAGTATTCGCTTGATTTCCACTCGACTTTTACGCCCTTATCATTAGCTATTAAAGGCTCGCACACTCAGCTAAACCCCGCCGTTAATTTGCTCTTTAAACAGCTCCATCCGACTGTCTCGAAATGCTCCGAAACCTTTCGGAAACGTACCGCATTTTTTCGCGGAAAATGTTTCGCAAAGGTGGATGGCCCTTGTCGTAATAATCCAGGTCGGCGGATGCCTGTTTCATTTCACTTTGCAATTCTTCAATGCGCTGGCGGGCTGATTCCTGTGCTTTATGTCGTGCAAGATATTCCTGCACTTCCGCAATTTGAGCATCAATTTCGGAGGTGTCGGGCTTCGTGTCGCCCTGCTCCGCTTTTGCCTGTTCCAGCTTTGCCGAAAGTTCTTCAAGTCGCATTTATTTTCTTTGTATTTTTTCCGAATCTTCGTAGCTAGAATTGGGTTCGGAATTTACCAGCGCGAGCTTTTTGTTTTGCACTCGGAAAGTTCTGCCTGTTTTAGTGTAAGCGTTCCTGAAAAGAATCTGCTTTTCTTTCTGTGCCGCGATGTTTTCTTTCGATACTTCTTTCCCCCTGGCATTGATTTCCGCTTTACGTTCTGCCAGTTTTTCCAGCCAATTTTCCCGAAGTTGGCGCACAGTATCAACAGGTAAAACCTGCCCGCACGTGGGACCAAATTTCGCTTTTCGGATTCCATTTTTCCATCTTCAATGCGTCGAAATCTGCAAGGCATTTTTCGCGCTCGGATTCCATCTTTTTTAGCTGTTCACCCCGCTTCGAATGCCTGGATTGAAAAGGTGATTGATTTCTTTCTGGATTTCTGTTTCCTGCGCCCGAGTACGATTCAAGTCGTTCTTTTGGTCGTATCAACGTGCTCCCTGTAATATGATTCACGGCCTTTTTCGATAGCAGTTCTGATGCCCGCCATCGCCGCTTCAATGCCTAATATGGTGGTATTTTTCGGCTGAATCTGCATCTGTGCTTTCTGTTCTTGCAACGCTTTCAGCACATTCGGCAATTCATCGAAATCAACATTTTCGTCGGTCAATGTGCGGGATAATTCATCAATTCGGGCGGGAATTTCGTCGATTTTTTTATTTAAATCGCGCCGCTTAACCTTTGCCATCTGCAAAAATTCTTCGGGCGTATACCGCCGACTATTCCACGCCAGGGACGGGCAAATACTCTTTCCAACGGGGCAATTCCCGAAAAGATTTAAAATCTCGTCGTCCGAATATCCCCGCAAATGTCTACAAGGATTTTTCTGCGCTCGTCCATGGGCAAATCTTCGGCAAAATACCCTGCCAACGACAGCATCATTATGCGCTTAGAATCGCCCCCACAGATGCCCGCAACACGGGAATCATATTCCTTTTTCTTTGCGGGGATTCCGTTTATTTCGTAGGTTGTTTCGTGCCCCCGAAAAGGTTGCAGTTTGCGACCCGCGTTTTTTCTTCCAAATTTCGTGAAAATCTTTTGCTGAGAGAAATTTCCTCGCCATCATCTGCAACGACGGTCATAGTTGCGACATGAATTTAATTTATGTGTACCCTCAGTTTTCGGGAAAAGTCTTTTTCACCGTAACGGAGGAATCCGCCCAGCAGATTTATTATCGCATTTGCGACGGTGGTTTTCCCGAGCCATTTCGGCCCGTAAATCGTGACCTTGTTTCCGCTTAAATCCAGCTTTTTATCTTTCAAATTGCGGAAATTCGCAAGGGTTAAATATCTTATCTTCATCGCTGTGTATCTCCTCAAAATCCGCGCAATGCCATCACTTGCGCTGAAATATAAACGCCTATACTGACGCCTATTGCAATACCGAATACAATCGCAGTTCCGAACAGGGTTAAAGGCCATTTTTTGAGCAACGCCTTTATTTTGTCCACGGCCGCATGGTCGCCGCGGTGTTCGATGCTGGTTGCCATTGTCTCACCTCCTAATCTGTCAGCAACATCATAAATTTAAGGACAACCGCCAGCCAAAGAGCATAAAAAAACGCTTTATATTCGATGCCATTTGTTCGCATTTTCCTCCCCCTTGATTTTTTGAAGTGCTATTTCTGCCCTGGTTTCGTTAAATCTTTGCACCGCCTTTTCGCTGAAATTCTCAATCGAAAAATTTATGCGGATGCCAGCAAATGTGCCCGAATAGGTTTTACTGTTTTGATAGTCCATTTTAGTCCAAAAGCGTTAATACACTTTCGCCCCATTTAATCTGGTAAGCCGCCATGTCCGTGCCTAGTGAAAGGAAACAGCTTCGCCGTATGAGTTTCCCTTTTTCGGTCAATCGCCATCTTTACCATCTTTTTCCTGTAAGCCACAATCTGCCAGCATCCGATTTTACTTCACGGCTTTTAACCCCGCCCAGCTTTACGCCTATCTCCGTAGCCGTCATATAGCTCGGGGATTCCTCTGAGGGCAGGAGCTTCCGTAGTGGGGTCATATTGATGTCATGGGATGCCTCAGTTAAATCAAGGGGCGGTTGCAATCGCCAGCCCTGGTTTTACGCCAAAACACCTCTGGCGACTTACTTCTGCCGTGTCTGCTACATCCTGAACAGCCGACGCAATTATCCCTTTCGGGGCGGTTTGTTCCTGCTGTGCTGTATATTGCCCTGTCTTGCGGGATTGTCGGCAACACCTCATCAAATACCCAGGATTCAAATTTTTCGGCGGCAGGTAATTTTGAATGGGTCACAAGGCGGTACACATCCCCCCTCGGGAATAACATTCATCATCTGTTCGCCGCCTTTTTGTAAGGACGGGGCGTTTTACCCCCTCCCTTGCAATGCAACTTCAAAGCGTGGCGCGGATACGCATAACTAACGCAACAGCTATATCGTTTCCCTACAAAATAAATTTTTCCGTCAATGTCAAGGATTCTTATTGCCCCGAAATCCGCATTGTTAAAAATCTGTACGTCGTTCATTTAATTACCCTTTCTTACTAAGAAACGTTAACCGGAGCCGTCACAAAAAAAATACACGTGGATTTTCTCATGGGGGATGCTAAGGACGCTCGCCATGGTCAGTATTTCATCGTTTTTGAATGCAATCTTTCCTGCCAATTTTTTCGCGAGCGTTACGGTAGATATCCCCACCTTTTTAGCAAATGCCTCCCTCGTGCCACATTTTTCGACAATCCTGGCCGAGTAGCTTCGAATAATCAATCGTAGTGCTCATAATGTCACCTCCATTTTGTATTAAGTTATATAAACAACAGGGTTAATCATAACATGATTTTGTATTAATGTCAATAAGATATGTTAGCAATTATGCAAGAAAACTAGGTTTTTCTTTAACTTTTATTTGCTTTATGTTAATATAGTAAGAAAAAGGAGGGATACGAAATGAGCACATCATCTGAATCATCACAAGCCCCCATCGCCCAAAGGCTGGCGCAAGCCATGGCCGCCCGCGACATGACCGCGGCTGAGTTATCCAGGCTAA
Proteins encoded:
- a CDS encoding AAA family ATPase, producing MKIRYLTLANFRNLKDKKLDLSGNKVTIYGPKWLGKTTVANAIINLLGGFLRYGEKDFSRKLRVHIN
- a CDS encoding helix-turn-helix transcriptional regulator — protein: MSTSSESSQAPIAQRLAQAMAARDMTAAELSRLTNISTAALSHYRK